A single window of Plasmodium malariae genome assembly, chromosome: 8 DNA harbors:
- the PmUG01_08035600 gene encoding nicotinamidase, putative, with protein MKCLVIVDAQNDFLPKGAFNSKEEYMDALYKINSIRLNLFNCSEKDLLKLRDCKNVMEYKKDLLLNENIVEYYKCCNDIDAAKYEDEILLFPFDKNCEYLNKYKWVHNQSVKENANGVILGRDSENEHNHINSGLHKDTYNGRNDGNNDNNSYRANGYNGNSNGKENYLHHNYISNCGNNVIMNSNNFSKECHLNGLNEKTNKGISNFTLHILSVDYHPQLHVSFAKTHRIIYEEICKNSESNSSAKANEYEQNEQEFNCVNGSSTCLGGISNHIDEEETNDVNEVHVVEADMKELEDDGDEVNDTNTLDDHPDEYYTSFLKKNKIFNLTDVLKNIKKIKKSKIIYKNVNSVNDIKEYNKLNFLNKTIDVWPIHCVRNTLGCKIHKKLIRHIDDVVIKKADTENHESLTIFENDKVNKKILNVLKEKNINSVYICGFIFEYCVKETALSFLSLGFDTYIIEDATAYLFGKEEDKIYLKKKGIKFVNSSTMFL; from the coding sequence ATGAAGTGTTTGGTTATAGTAGACGCTCAAAACGATTTTTTGCCCAAGGGGGCGTTTAATTCGAAAGAGGAATATATGGATGCgctatataaaattaactcCATAAGACTTAACTTGTTTAATTGTAGTGAAAAGGATTTATTAAAACTACGAGattgtaaaaatgtaatggaatataaaaaagatttaCTACTTAATGAGAACATTGTcgaatattataaatgctGTAACGATATAGATGCTGCAAAATATGAAGacgaaattttattatttccatttGATAAGAATTGTgaatatttgaataaataCAAGTGGGTACATAACCAAAGTGTAAAAGAAAATGCAAACGGGGTTATTCTGGGTAGAGACTCAGAAAATGAACACAATCATATAAATAGTGGACTGCACAAGGATACGTATAATGGCAGGAATGATggaaataatgataataatagttaCCGTGCTAATGGCTATAACGGGAACAGTAACGGAAAAGAGAATTACTTACATCATAATTACATAAGTAATTGCGgcaataatgtaataatgaattcaaataatttttcaaaagaatGTCATTTAAACGGTTTGAATGAAAAAACTAACAAGGGTATATCAAACTTTACTTTGCACATTTTGTCTGTAGACTACCACCCACAGTTACACGTTTCGTTTGCTAAAACGCATAGAATAATTTATGAAGAAATTTGCAAAAATAGCGAGTCGAATAGTAGCGCAAAAGCAAATGAGTACGAACAAAACGAACAGGAATTCAACTGTGTAAACGGAAGTTCAACATGTTTAGGAGGAATTAGTAATCATATTGATGAAGAGGAAACAAATGATGTAAATGAAGTACATGTAGTTGAAGCAGACATGAAAGAATTGGAGGACGATGGAGATGAAGTAAACGACACAAATACCTTAGATGATCATCCAGATGAATATTACACctcttttttgaaaaaaaacaaaatattcaatTTGACTGAtgtattgaaaaatattaaaaaaataaaaaagagcaaaataatatataaaaacgtTAATTCtgtaaatgatataaaagaatataacaagttaaattttttaaataaaacaatagaTGTATGGCCTATCCATTGTGTTAGAAATACACTAGGATGTAagatacataaaaaattaattaggCACATTGATGATgtagttattaaaaaagcGGATACAGAAAATCATGAAAGTCTTACCATATTTGAAAATGAtaaagttaataaaaaaatactaaacgttttaaaggaaaaaaatataaattctgtatacatatgcggatttatatttgaatattgtGTTAAAGAAACTGCATTAAGTTTTCTTAGTTTAGGATTtgatacatacataatagaAGACGCAACAGCTTATTTATTTGGAAAAGAAGaggataaaatatatttaaaaaaaaaaggaattaaatttgtaaattCTTCGACAATGTTTTTGTGA